A window of Novosphingobium terrae contains these coding sequences:
- a CDS encoding TonB-dependent receptor — protein sequence MRERVAGVSMRRLSGVSLATLLGGTMLASTPALAQQAANPDTPADIVVTAQKREESLQQVPISIQALSAAKMEQHQVASFDDYAKLLPSVSFQSYGPGQSQIYFRGVTSGSDYNGAFGGSQPTSALYLDEMPLTTIGGAVDLHIYDMQRVEALSGPQGTLFGSSSLSGTLRLITNKPTHKFEAGIDVSGTTFGKGSNSSGGSIDAFINIPISQSVALRASGFYQRDGGYISNVPGTRNYPALDVNGNPTIVPVSNAKYVKKNYNDVETWGGRAALGIDLDENWTVTPSVIYQDQRSHGTFLYGPLTGNDPLSPSVGDLKVQDYTPEMNRDQWVQAAMTIHGKLGNWDVTYAGGYFSRFVDTTADYSDYTVSYYESLGPAYTSFIGANGQNLDPSQIYHVHHHYTKQSHEFRVSSPSTDRFRLTAGLFMQRQSDEVKADYIIPGLATAQGNPAVPRCGDDIFCSRINRIDRDYAAFADASYDILPNLTLSAGIRGFIANNTAAGFSGTASRVGTAACPVTSDMNLPCLLYSKKAVEAGQTHRVTLNWKVDRDHLVYATYSTGYRPGGINRLVQVAPYEADTLTNYEVGVKTSWFNRHLTVNLALFDEEWNKMQIGLTTPDSNGTLSIYNVGSARIRGLEGDASLNLGHFTLSGSGAYTDAKTRKDFCNIGASGNPDCSQGVYIPAGTRLPVQPKFKGNVTARYSFDLGGYRPYVQASASHQSGTDAYFVQPVAGALWQTAGFTTFDFALGAKAGQWSWEAFVLNAFDKRGILSLNTVCIPSTCAQFARAYATRPQEFGIKLGRKF from the coding sequence ATGCGCGAACGCGTCGCCGGGGTTTCCATGCGTCGTCTGTCGGGGGTGAGTCTCGCCACGCTGCTGGGGGGCACCATGCTGGCCTCCACACCGGCGCTGGCGCAACAGGCCGCCAATCCTGACACTCCTGCTGACATCGTTGTCACCGCGCAAAAGCGCGAGGAGAGCCTGCAGCAGGTTCCCATCAGCATTCAGGCGCTCAGCGCTGCCAAGATGGAGCAGCATCAGGTCGCCAGCTTTGACGATTACGCCAAGCTGCTGCCCAGCGTCAGCTTCCAGTCCTATGGTCCGGGCCAGTCGCAGATTTATTTCCGCGGCGTGACCTCGGGCAGCGATTACAATGGCGCTTTCGGCGGTTCGCAGCCGACCAGCGCGCTCTATCTCGACGAAATGCCGCTGACCACCATCGGCGGCGCGGTCGATCTGCATATTTATGACATGCAGCGCGTCGAGGCGCTGTCGGGCCCGCAGGGTACCTTGTTCGGCTCCAGCTCGCTGTCGGGCACGCTGCGCCTGATCACCAACAAGCCGACGCACAAGTTCGAGGCCGGGATCGATGTGTCCGGAACCACCTTCGGCAAGGGCAGCAACTCCAGCGGCGGCAGCATCGACGCCTTTATCAACATTCCCATCAGCCAGAGCGTCGCCTTGCGCGCCTCCGGCTTCTACCAGCGCGACGGCGGCTACATCAGCAATGTGCCGGGCACGCGCAACTATCCGGCGCTCGACGTCAACGGCAACCCGACCATCGTGCCGGTCAGCAATGCCAAATATGTGAAGAAGAACTACAATGATGTCGAAACATGGGGTGGCCGCGCCGCCCTCGGCATCGATCTGGACGAGAACTGGACCGTCACGCCCAGCGTGATCTATCAGGACCAGAGGTCGCACGGCACCTTCCTCTACGGGCCGCTGACGGGCAATGATCCGCTCAGCCCCTCGGTCGGCGACCTGAAGGTGCAGGATTACACGCCCGAGATGAACCGCGACCAATGGGTGCAAGCGGCCATGACCATCCATGGCAAGCTTGGCAATTGGGATGTGACCTATGCGGGCGGCTATTTCAGCCGCTTCGTCGACACCACCGCCGATTATTCGGACTACACCGTCTCATACTATGAGTCGCTTGGGCCCGCCTACACCAGCTTTATCGGCGCCAATGGGCAAAATCTGGACCCGAGCCAGATCTATCACGTTCACCACCACTACACCAAGCAGAGCCACGAGTTCCGCGTGTCCTCGCCCTCCACCGACCGCTTCCGCCTGACCGCCGGCCTGTTCATGCAGCGCCAGAGCGACGAGGTGAAGGCCGATTACATCATTCCGGGGCTGGCCACGGCGCAGGGCAATCCGGCGGTGCCGCGCTGCGGGGATGACATCTTCTGCTCGCGCATCAACCGCATCGACCGCGACTATGCCGCCTTTGCCGATGCCTCCTATGACATCCTGCCCAATCTGACGCTCTCGGCAGGCATTCGCGGCTTTATCGCCAACAACACCGCCGCAGGCTTCTCCGGCACGGCGAGCCGGGTGGGCACCGCCGCCTGCCCCGTCACCAGCGATATGAACCTGCCCTGCCTGCTCTACAGCAAGAAGGCGGTCGAGGCCGGACAGACGCATCGCGTCACACTCAACTGGAAGGTGGACCGCGACCATCTGGTCTATGCCACCTACTCCACCGGCTATCGCCCGGGCGGCATCAACCGTCTGGTGCAGGTGGCGCCTTACGAGGCCGACACGCTGACCAACTATGAAGTTGGCGTGAAGACCAGCTGGTTCAACCGCCATCTGACGGTCAACCTCGCCCTGTTCGACGAGGAGTGGAACAAGATGCAGATCGGGCTGACCACGCCCGATTCCAACGGCACGCTCAGCATCTACAATGTCGGCAGCGCGCGCATCCGGGGTCTGGAGGGCGATGCCAGCCTGAACCTTGGCCACTTCACCCTTTCGGGATCGGGCGCCTACACCGACGCCAAGACCCGCAAGGACTTCTGCAACATCGGCGCCAGCGGCAACCCGGATTGCAGCCAGGGCGTCTATATTCCGGCTGGCACGCGCCTGCCGGTGCAGCCCAAGTTCAAGGGCAATGTGACGGCGCGCTACAGCTTCGATCTGGGCGGTTACCGGCCCTATGTGCAGGCCAGCGCCAGCCACCAGTCGGGCACGGATGCCTATTTCGTGCAGCCGGTGGCAGGCGCGCTGTGGCAGACGGCGGGCTTCACCACCTTCGACTTCGCGCTGGGCGCCAAGGCGGGGCAATGGTCGTGGGAGGCTTTCGTGCTGAACGCTTTCGACAAGCGCGGCATTCTGAGCCTCAACACGGTCTGCATTCCCTCGACCTGCGCGCAATTCGCGCGGGCCTATGCCACGCGGCCTCAGGAGTTCGGGATCAAGCTGGGGCGCAAGTTCTAA